One Sus scrofa isolate TJ Tabasco breed Duroc chromosome 10, Sscrofa11.1, whole genome shotgun sequence genomic window carries:
- the MEIG1 gene encoding meiosis expressed gene 1 protein homolog isoform X1 — MPDAATRNTALSPPPSGVKTWPGSPLGSTSTLQRGPRPRALAHKCRFAGGGARAREGETQGRSRALELRWALRGETTVAEAVTVGLSWPSPAHGSAVENTSTARLACKLQGRAPRPVKDRRASVAGTAGPAEIIGNKTSVAMASSDVKPKSISRAKKWSEEIENLYRFQQAGYRDEIEYKQVKQVSVVDRWPETGYVKKLQRRDNTFYYYNKQRECDDKEVHKVKIYAY, encoded by the exons ATGCCTGATGCAGCAACAAGAAACACAGCTCTCTCTCCACCTCCGAGTGGGGTAAAGACGTGGCCAGGCTCCCCTCTGGGATCAACTTCGACTCTCCAAAGGGGGCCCCGCCCACGAGCTTTAGCGCACAAATGCCGGTTCGCAGGGGGTGGGGCCCGAGCGAGGGAAGGAGAGACTCAAGGAAGGAGCCGGGCGCTCGAGCTGCGGTGGGCGTTGCGAGGTGAAACAACAGTCGCAGAGGCCGTGACAGTTGGTCTCTCCTGGCCCAGTCCAGCCCACGGATCCGCGGTGGAGAACACGAGCACCGCTCGGCTCGCTTGCAAGCTCCAGGGTAGGGCACCCAGGCCTGTCAAGGACCGCCGAGCAAGCGTCGCCGGGACAGCTGGCCCCGCAG AAATAATTGGTAACAAGACCTCCGTAGCCATGGCTAGTTCTGACGTGAAACCAAAATCCATAAGTCGTgccaaaaaatggtcagaagagaTAGAAAATCTGTACAGATTTCAACAAGCAGGATATCGAGATGAAATTGAATATAAACAAGTGAAACAAGTTTCTGTG GTAGATCGTTGGCCAGAGACAGGATATGTGAAGAAACTTCAGAGAAGGGACAATACTTTCTATTACTACAACAAACAGAGGGAATGTGATGACAAGGAAGTCCACAAAGTGAAAATTTATGCTTACTAG